TCAAATTCACGATCATCCCATCACTAGCCAGGAAGTCTGACCCCAAGATAGGTCCTGTCTGGGTTTCCACAACCAGGAAGCGGTGTGGGGCCTCCCAAGAACCTAGAGCCACAATTAGGTCAATCTTGCCCAGTACTTTCAATGGGGTGCCATTGACAAGCACGTAACATAATGCTTTCAGAACAAGGATGTACTGTCTTGCCACTCCCAAATGAGGGCGGGACTAAAGAAACAGATGCTCCTGTGTCGATAAGACACTTGGATGGAACTCCATCCACAGTTCCCTCTACTGTTAGAGAGTGCATCAACCCGTTGATTTGATAGAAGCGATCGGTTGGCTTGCTTTGATAGAAGCGATCAGTTGGCTTGCTCGACTGCTTGGATGTTCTATTACTATTACTAAGACATTCTTGTCTTGCATAAGCACCACCATTGATTGGACTGTGCAAAGACTAATTGTTTCCTTGACGACCTTGGGATTGAGTGGGCCTTTGTCCACAATGACGTTGGTGATGACCCATTTGGCCACAAAGATAGCAAGGCCCAATCTGTTTTGGACCAGAGAACAAGGAACAATTGCGGCGTAGGTGCCCAGGCTGATTGCATTGAAAGCAAATCAGATCCCTTTTGTTCAATCCTCGTGGTGTGTGAGGTAATTGTGGGTATTTCTCTTTAGACCATGTGGGTGTTGGTTGCCGCAATTGTGCCTCTAGATGTTGCACTCGTCGTTCCAGCTCAGTTGTGTAATCAGAATGGGTAACATCCTGCCTCACCACATTGACAGCTTCGACAGTCTGAGCTCGTACCTTCTTTCTGTCTTCCAAGAGCATTAGCTCTCTTGCTCGCAGTATGGTATCCTCGAATGTTGCTTGTGCATGAAGTTCTAATTCCCGACGTACAGCTGGTGGCATTCCTTCAGTGAACTGGTCTACTAGCTGCTGTTGCCGATCATCGGCTCCTAGTGCTGGGTAAGCCCTGTCCAAGAGACGTTCTAGCTCTCCTGCATGAACCTCCAATGGTTCATCAGTCTTCCATTTTCTCTCCCTGAACTGCCTCGTTGCCAGACGGCGTCTCTCTGCCGTAACAGGGGAAAAGACATTCTTAAGTGACGTACACAAACGATCATACGTGTCCTTCTTGTCTTCTGGCAACCGATCATAAACAATCCAAGCTCTCCCATTTAGATATGTCGGAAGAATCTTCTTTTTTCTCTCATCGTCTTCCCACCCATTTGCATCAGCACAAAGGGTAAACTTCTTGAGCCATTGCTCCACATCGCCATCACTGAACGAATCAGGAAGAGACACTATTCTACTGCCTCGGGCGCGCACTGCCTGCTCCGCATGCTGCTGGTCTGGCGCTTCTGCCATTTATCTGgatcccactcctgtcaccaaatGTAGCACTTGTCACTGTTAGTGCTTGCAGCGGATGCAGTTGTCCGACACAGCAGTAGAACAACTCTATCCTATTGCTATAACGCGTAGCTGTACTCAAGACAGACTAAATAATCTAGCAAGTGCAATGGTCTAAATAGGCAACAGTCATGATGTCATACTAACGTGCTTTAACGCAGTGCTAACGTAAACATGCATCTAATTACTCGCGCTACATTCCTCCCTCTCTAGTAATGAAACGGGTTCTCACGTCTTCTAAGATCAGTACGACGAACAGGTAGATCGATCACAACACTCGAGTCAGTAATATCCAACGTTGTAATCCCCGGCTCTCATCCAGGCAGGCTGAACGAGTCGGCGACCAACACGACTAACAGGCGGAGGTGCAGATGGAACCATCGGTTGTGCTGGAGGGACTTGAACAGGTTGAACATTAACTGCATTGTCGTTGGCTCTCACCAAGACTGCTTCCTCCTCGTCGATGTGATGATGGATGTCCACCTCGGGCAATGTAGATGACGGATGACGTTGATTATGAGAAGCTCGTCCGGTTGCATGGTTATTTCTTGTAGAACATTCTGGAGTCTGGCTCGGAATTCTTCGGTAACATGGACTCACTCTGTTGACATGAATTCGCTGAACACGTCCTCCTTTGGGTCGTCTGATAGAGACATTGGTGCTACCATGAACCTTTATAACCTTGAATGGTTCAGTGTATCGCTTAGCAAGCTTTGGAGATAATCCTTTAGGTACTGCTGGGTTATACAGCCAAACATAATCATCTACCTTGTACACAGGACCACGGCTACGATCGTCATAGTTccttttttgtctgtgttgaaCTTGCACTATCTCATTGTCTGCAAATTCTCTTGTCATCTGTAACTGTTTCTCAACTGCTTGCTTAAAATCAGTCGTTGGTTGAGGTTGTGGAAGGGGATTCTGTAGCTCCACATCTATAGGTAGACGTGCCTTTCTGCCAAACATGAGTCGGTGCGGTGTCTCTCCAGTGGACGCATGTTTCGAAGTTCGATAGCCAGACAATACAAGAGGCAGCCACAGATCCCAGTCACGCTGGTTGTTGGAAACATACTTTGAGATGGCTTCCATGAGGGTCTTATTCATTCTTTCAACTAATCCATCACTCTGGGGATGGTAAGCAGTTGTCCTAGTCTTCTTCATACCGAGTAATCGACACAACTGCTTCATGACATTGCCCTCGAAATTTGCTCCCTTGTCGCTATGTATGATGACTGGAACTCCATATCTAGAAACAACGTCTCGCATCAGAGTTCGGGCCACTGTTTCAGCTTACTGGTCCGGTAGTGGAAAAGCCTCGACCCATTTAGTGAAATAGTCCACCACCACTAGGACATGTTTGTTGCCTGCTTCAGTACTTGGCAAAGGCCCAATAAAGTCTAGCCCTATCATTTCCATAGGACCTCCTACAGGTACATTCTGTAGCATTGCTTTGGCCTTGGACGTGGGCTTCCTTCGGCTGCACATCTCGCAAGATTGGATGTATTCATATATATCCTTGGTATAGCCTGGCCACCAGCATGTGTCAGAAACACGACCTATCGTTTTATCGGCTCCAAAATGACCTTCATTGTCATGTAGCTAATCTAAAACTGGAGGAATTAGACAAGTTGGTAAAACAAGCAACTGCTTATCCTCTCCACCATCAGCAGGGGTGGCAGGGCGAAAACGATATAGAATGCCATCATCGAGGGCCAGCTGGTGCCAAGTCTTGCTATAAGCAATCAATTTGGGATGAGATCTCCATCGCCCTGTAGCGGAGGGACGTTCTGGGAATTGAGCCAATACTTGTGAAATTATTGAGTCCGCCGCTTGCATGTCACACAGTTCACGATATGACCAAGTAGGGGTCATTCCCACAGCACCTAAGACGTCTTGAACAGCTCCAACAGGCGCCATGATCTCTTCAAAGGATTCATCAAGTGTCGCATGATGACCGGCCATGTTGACAGAAGGCGGTTGATGTCTGGACAATGCATCagcattgttgtgttgtttgccaGGTCGGTGGCAAATAGACCACTCATACTCGCTTAGAAGAAGTATCCAACGTGCCAAGCGACCTCTAGGCTCTCGAATGGACTTCAGCCATGTCAGTGGACAATGGTCAGTGATAAGTGTAAAGAGCCGTCCATACAGATATGGCCTGAAATTATTGACTGCCCAAACTAAGGCCAGTGCCTCCTTTTCGATGGTAGAATAATTTTTCTCACTCTTGTGTAGGACTCGACTAGCATAGGCAATCACTCTCTCTTTGCCGTGTTGAATTTGGGAGAGAACTGCTCCCAGCCCTGTATCACTTGCGTCTGTTGCCAGAATGAATTCGACCTCAAACTGAGGAAATGCCAAAATAGGCGCTGATATCAACTTCTGCTGAAGTGTGCAGAATGAATAGTGACTGTCCTCTGTCCAGACGAGGGGCTTGTTCTGGCTttgttgctgcagctgaaATAATGGGGCTGCTACAGATGAAAATCCTGATATAAATCGACGGTAATAGCCAGCCAATCCCAGGAAGCTGCGTAAAGCGGATGCTGACTGTGGTCTTGGGTACTCTGTTACTGCCTTTATCTTCTCAGGGTCAGGTTCCAATCCTCTTTGAGACACAATGTGTCTCAAGTACTTCACCGATGATTTAGCAAAGAAGCATTTCTTTGGTTTCAGGTTTAGCCCTCCTTCTCTCAGTCTCTGAAAGACTCTTGTCAATTTCTCGATGTGCTCTTCGAATGTAGAGGAAAACACAATGATATCATCCAGATATATAAGGCAGTGTTCCCACTGTAAACCGGCAAGAACATATTCCATTAATCGTTGGAAAGTGGCCGGTGCATTACAGAGTCCGAAGGGCATGACCTGAAATTCAAAATGACCCTGCGGAGACGTGAAGGCAGTCTTCTCCTTGTCCTCTTCACGGACCTCTACCTGCCAATAGCCACTTGCCAAATCCAAAGTTGAAAAGTATGTTGCTCCGCCCAAGGAATGCAAGGTCTCATCCACTCTTGGAAGTGGGTATGCATCCTTTGTGGTAATTGCATTCAGGCCTCTGTAGTCAACACAAAAGCGATGACTTCCGTCTTTCTTTTTGACTAGGACTATTGGTGATGACCAAGGACTGGCTGATGGGCTGATTATATTGTTTTGCAACATTACATCAATCTGGTTCTCCGTCACAGATTTCAGGTGGTGAGGTATCCGATGTGGCTGATACTTGAAAGGACGTCCTCCTGGTGTAGGTATGTGATGTTTCACAATAGTTGTTCGGCCCATATCACTGGGACCTTTCGAAAACAACTGCCTGTTTTGCAATAGCATCTGCTCCAGTACTCCTTTCTCCTGTGGGCTAAGTCTGGTTTTTGCCCAGTTGAACTGGCTGAGAAAAGCCGAGTGTGACTGCTCATGACTTACTGCATAGACTGGGCATCCACTAGATGCTAATGGTGTATTAGAATGTTGTATGCATTCCAACTCTCCTAACACTGTTCCCTTCTCGAGACACTTGGGGCCTTGGAGAAACATCAACTGTACTGGTACCCTATCTTTTGAGGCATCTACTAGTACTCTGGCCACCAGTGTCCCTGTGTTAGTCACCAATTCCTCATCAGGTTCTAACATGGCAGCTCCTGTGAGGTGAGTGCCATTGTTATTCACCACCTTGGCCATGACAACCACACACTCCATTCCTGTGGTCGAAACTTGTTCCTCTAGGACAAGACTGCAAGATTGATCCCCTACCACAGACCTAACTAATTCCACTGATCCTCCAATCCAGTTCATTCTACTGTCTTTCAAATTCACGATCATTCCATGACTAGCCAGGAAGTCTGACCCCAAGATAGGTCCTGTCTGGGTTTCCACAACCAGGAAGCGGTGTGGGGCCTCCCAAGAACCTAGAGCCACAATTAGGTCAATCTTGCCCAGTACTTTCAATGGGGTGCCATTGACAGCACGTAACATAATACTTTCAGAACAAGGATGTACTGTCTTGCCACTCCCAAATGAGGGCGGGACTAAAGAAACAGATGCTCCTGTGTCGATAAGACACTTGGATGGAACTCCATCCACAGTTCCCTCTACTGTTAGAAAGTGCATCAACCCGTTGATTTGATAGAAGCGATCGGTTGGCTTGCTTTGATAGAAGCGATCAGTTGGCTTGCTCGACTGCTTGGATGTTCTATTGCTATTACTAAGACATTCTTGTCTTGCATAAGCACCACCATTGATTGGACTGTGCAAAGGCTGATTGTTTCCTTGACGACCTTGGGATTGAGTGGGCCTTTGTCCACAATGACGTTGGTGATGACCCATTTGGCCACAAAGATAGCAAGGCCCAATCTGTTTTGGACCAGAGAACTAGGGACGATTGCGGCGTAGGTGCCCAGGCTGATTGCATTGAAAGCAAATCAGATCCCTTTTGTTCAGTCCTCGTGGTGTGTGAGGTAATTGTGGGTATTTCTCTTTAGACCATGTGGGTGTTGGTTGCCGCAATTGTGCCTCTAGATGTTGCACTCGTCGTTCCAGCTCAGTTGTGTAATCAGAATGGGTAACATCCTGCCTCACCACATTGACAGCTTCGACAGTCTGAGCTCGTACCTTCTTTCTGTCTTCCAAGAGCATTAGCTCTCTTGCTCGCAGTATGGTATCCTCGAATGTTGCTTGTGCATGAAGTTCTAATTCCCGACGTACAGCTGGTGGCATTCCTTCAGTGAACTGGTCTACTAGCTGCTGTTGCCGATCATCGGCTCCTAGTGCTGGGTAAGCCCTGTCCAAGAGACGTTCTAGCTCTCCTGCATAAACCTCCAATGGTTCATCAGTCTTCCATTTTCTCTCCCTGAACTGCCTCGTTGCCAGACGGCGTCTCTCTGCCGTAACAGGGGAAAAGACATTCTTAAGTGACGTACACAAACGATCATACGTGTCCTTCTTGTCTTCTGGCAACCGATCATAAACAATCCAAGCTCTCCCATTTAGATATGTCGGAAGAATCTTCTTTTTTCTCTCATCGTCTTCCCACCCATTTGCATCAGCACAAAGGGTAAACTTCTTGAGCCATTGCTCCACATCGCCATCACTGAACGAATCAGGAAGAGACACTATTCTGCTGCCTCGGGCGCGCACTGCCTGCTCCGCATGCTGCTGGTCTGGCGCTTCTGCCATTTATCTGgatcccactcctgtcaccaaatGTAGCACTTGTCACTGTTAGTGCTTGCAGCAGATGCAGTTGTCAGACACAGCAGTAGAACAACTCTATCCTATTGCTATAACGCGTAGCTGTACTCAAGACAGACTAAACAATCTAGCAAGTGTAATGGTCTAAATAGGCATCAGTCATGATGTCATACTAACGTGCTTTAACGCAGTGCTAACGTAAACATGCATCTAATTACTCGAGCTACACACCTACACGCGCTACACACACCTACACGCGctacacacacctacacacgcTACAAACTGTATCACTAAAATAAATCAAAAAGCGATAAAAACTGCGCATCAATTTCTCCGTTGTTAGTTCAGGTCTCCTACTCTGACTTCAGTTCATGATTTAGCTCTGGTTGTTTGTCCTTCAATCTGTTAGTGAGTGAACTACACGCTAAAGGAACCTGCCACTGCTCCATTGTCTTTTTGCATGTCTGCAGGTAACAGCGCAAGATCCACTGTCTGTGATGATTTACAGCCATTATATCCACTGTCTGCTTGCAGATTATTTCTTGCAGCTGCATCCTCACTTAAAGTGTGTTTACCTTCTGTAAGTTCCAACATCGATCCTGGGCCTTTAGTTGGTTTTGAGCTTTCAAATTCCAGACGTGATTTTAGCGTCTTGTTCTTCAATTCTGTTTTTTCACTACATTCTTGTTCTTCTGCCGCTGGTTTTGCTTCTTCTTCCCTATCTTTCTTCTCCATTGCCTCTGATTGTAAACTACGATACATATTCCCAACAGACACCAGCTGTTTACGTAGCACCTCATTTCCATTTCTAAGGGTTTGCTCAGTTTCTCGTGCAAGAGACAACTCGTACTCATAATGTTGTACTAATTGTTGCTCCAGCTGTCTGATTGGTACCCTCAAGCCAGTAACAAGCTCTTGACATGATGTTGTAACAGCCTTTTGATAATCCTGcatgagtttgtctgttttcagaGCACTGTTCTCATCTTTAAGAGCACTGCTCTCAGCAAACAAAGCCTGGATATCCACCATGCCATCGTGGCCATGCAACTCTACATTTCCTTCAGGTGGAATGATATTTCTAGTGAATACCTGCAACCAGAAAAAGGTTGTATTATCACCgcaatcacacaaattaaagTTGAAAATAACTAGCAAAAATATCCTTTATCATATCTGAATTTTTGGACCAGCACTGTTAAGCTGCTCATGCAAGTCTTGTAGCATCAAATTAATCAGTAAGGCTTGGGCTGTCAGAAAACCACCACGCCCCCAAAAGTTTTGGGGTCCACGCTCGCCAAAAGTTTTGGAGGTCCATAAATACCCATAACCACGACACTGCGTACACATACAAAGACATACATGTAGCTTGCGTACTTACTGGTCTTTGTCGTTGAACACATGTGACTTCCTGAATTGCTTCTTCGCTAGCTACTTCATCGCTACAGATTGACTGTTTGAACACGAGACCTTTTCACAAATCAAACACCTCACTTACTCACCCTTTACCAACAAAGTAGCCAAGTGGCACTGCAGTGGCATCTTCTTCACCAAACATGTCAATGTTCCCTCGCATTATTGGCAACTTCCCCTTTTTCACAGCAACTTCATAATCAGCCTTAAGAATAGGACCGAGACGATCAATAGCACCTGCAAATACACAACAATGAAGATACTGATCTAATATACTGACTGCAGAACAGCTACAATGTCAGTACATAACAACCACAAAATACATactgctgtttctgttgcaaacacacaacatcacaaatgtATGCAACAATTCTATATTAATAACTAACTAGTTTGACGGTTCTTTGTTTGGGCAAATTTACACAACCATGTATCGTGCTCCCTGGATTAAACTGGTTTAATGCTTTCTTAGAATCTAAACATATTTAGTTAGGAAGCGTCTCAACTTGTCACTTATTAAATCTGCAATCTCAACattattatccgggacttcgTTCTTCACCAGAGTTCTTTCCACCGCTGTGTTGGAAGATGCACAGGTGAAAGCATATCAGACGACGTGTTGGAGTGCACAGCAATAGTGAGAGATGGACATTGGTGGTTTGATATGTCAAATGAATCGCTCTCTTTGCTCTCTGAGACATCTTATGCTGTTTCTGAGACTGCCTGATGTAGTCTTTTTCAACTATTGCCCAGAGAAAAAACAGTGCAAGGTCCTACAAAAATTAGGGCTCATCTTCGTGCAACCCTATATaactctgactctaaccctaaccgtaaccgtaaccctaacccataaccctaacTGTTAAACATAAACCACTTGAgctaaactacctctgaatcatgtttACTAATATGAGtgaaagctgtttaggttcACTAAACAAGTTTAACGCTACCTGAGACGTGCTAAATTAACCTTAAGATTGAAAACATGTTTAGGCGAGATGCGCCCGCCCTAAGTCAAGCAAGATGGATTCGCATTGCTAACCGAGTCCCACTGTAATCTACTGTGTAGGCTACATATATCAATAATTCACTTGGTATAAACATCaaggggtcatccataattgaCCACATTTACTCAAGCGGACAAAGTGTACTCTTTTCTGCATACCCCCTCCCCTAAGCGTACTTAAAAATGTTGGTCATGTGAAACTATTTCTTTACATTAAATAGAAGCCCTTTCGAGGATTGATATGCACATTCCGTGGTTCTGGCCAGCAGTCTTCCATTGTCATTGCACTTTCTGCACAGCTTCCTCACGAGACAAAGATGGGATGGCAAAGACAAAGCGCTCACAAACTGCTGGTACCTGTTCGCCCGTGTTTTATGAAAGGTCTCTTAGACAGATCTGTTAGTACCTATCACAGAGTACCCACCGTCCAACGCCATGTACGCGTCAAACATAGCGACTGTGTTATAGTCTACGAGTCATACCCTTGCAACGGATACACAAATGTAGATACAACACGCGTACATGTAACTGACATAGTATCACTTCCTATCTATACTTCTAGACCAAATGAAATCATCGACATTTATGCTTGGCCCCAAAAGGGTACAACTACTCTTACCTCTCCCCCTTATGCTTTGCACGCTTGAGTAAAGGTCGACAATTATGGATAACCCCTAACACATTCACTCAGCCTGTCCAATATACAAAACACAGCCTCACTTGGCAAAACATTATTTGATTCCTCTGGTCTTTTGTTTTTGCTCTTTTTCATTACAAGCTTGAGATTATCGACTCTTCTTTGCAATCTttctatcaatgtgtatgcCGTTAATTGTGACAACTAAACACCAGCAATGTCACAGAAATTAATTCATTAACTCAAGCATTTGAAAGCCACAGCAATATGTTCTACCTGTGATGTCTGTGATAACTCTATGGTCTCTTGAGAACTTTtcactacacgcaactgtttCTAAACCACATTTAAttacaaagacacaaacaaattataaGCCTCTTTCTGTAGTACATACAATCATGTGTGCTTGAGTTGTGGtctctttctgtttcattCTTGTAAAACAAGTAGCAACAGACGTACCATTTGGTGTCAGATCCTGTAAAAACAAAACGGGCATTTAAGTAAAACTGTCCAAACACTTCTAACATTCGTATCCTTCACTGCAGGTAATAAGTTATCACTTGTAAGTTCATCTAATGTTTTCCTGTTCTGTTTATTCATTTTTCTTCTGTTCTGAAGTCTTTCATCAATGTCACTGACCTGCAGACATATTTCCTTCACATCAAAGCAATTACAAGAAAACTATCTATAATGATCACCTGACTCTTACGCTCCTCTAGTTCATCATTCAAACCATTGTAACGAGTATACGACTTGCAACAGTTGAAACCCAAAAGGCCACGATTCTATTGTGCCCGTACACTATATACTAGTCAGAAAGTAGGTGTGTCCATACGGCAAGAAACcactaattattatgactgaGTTACTCTACATTCCTCCCTCCTACGATTCTAACGTGACCTCACGTTACAATGACACAACTGCAAAAATCACTACTTTGTGTCACTAACTACGTAGTCCTGTAGTCATCTTGGTCGATTATGTTCTCTAGCAGGTCTTCGAATCGGTAAGTCCACGACCAATGGTTGGTCtattacatccgggacttggCCTTCCGCGACTACCTCCTCAAAGTACTGAACTGCTGCCGGTAGAATATTCGGACTGGCCTCCTCTGCTTGTTGCTCGTTCTCTTCAGTTGGTTTCATCACTTGTTGTTCTCGATCTTCCTGACAGCTGTCGTGTACCGGATGTCTGTAACATGGCTTCACTCGGTTATAGTGTACTCGCCTCCGTCGTCGTCTTCTACCTTCCGCAGGAATGACGTCCATGGTGCCATTGTCGTACACTGCCAATACGCGGAACGGACCCTTCCAAGGTTTGGCTAGTTTGCTGGACATTCCTATATTTACAACTGGAGTAAACAACCAAACTAGATCACCTGCCGTGTAATGATGATGCGGAGATGTCTTCTGGTCGTAGTTCTCCTTCTGA
The sequence above is drawn from the Corticium candelabrum chromosome 8, ooCorCand1.1, whole genome shotgun sequence genome and encodes:
- the LOC134183383 gene encoding uncharacterized protein LOC134183383 — protein: MAEAPDQQHAEQAVRARGSRIVSLPDSFSDGDVEQWLKKFTLCADANGWEDDERKKKILPTYLNGRAWIVYDRLPEDKKDTYDRLCTSLKNVFSPVTAERRRLATRQFRERKWKTDEPLEVHAGELERLLDRAYPALGADDRQQQLVDQFTEGMPPAVRRELELHAQATFEDTILRARELMLLEDRKKVRAQTVEAVNVVRQDVTHSDYTTELERRVQHLEAQLRQPTPTWSKEKYPQLPHTPRGLNKRDLICFQCNQPGHLRRNCSLFSGPKQIGPCYLCGQMGHHQRHCGQRPTQSQGRQGNN
- the LOC134183598 gene encoding uncharacterized protein LOC134183598, which gives rise to MNKQNRKTLDELTSDNLLPAVKDLTPNGTSVATCFTRMKQKETTTQAHMIKQLRVVKSSQETIELSQTSQLSQLTAYTLIERLQRRVDNLKLVMKKSKNKRPEESNNVLPSAIDRLGPILKADYEVAVKKGKLPIMRGNIDMFGEEDATAVPLGYFVGKGDEVASEEAIQEVTCVQRQRPVFTRNIIPPEGNVELHGHDGMVDIQALFAESSALKDENSALKTDKLMQDYQKAVTTSCQELVTGLRVPIRQLEQQLVQHYEYELSLARETEQTLRNGNEVLRKQLVSVGNMYRSLQSEAMEKKDREEEAKPAAEEQECSEKTELKNKTLKSRLEFESSKPTKGPGSMLELTEGKHTLSEDAAARNNLQADSGYNGCKSSQTVDLALLPADMQKDNGAVAGSFSV
- the LOC134183032 gene encoding uncharacterized protein LOC134183032; protein product: MAEAPDQQHAEQAVRARGSRIVSLPDSFSDGDVEQWLKKFTLCADANGWEDDERKKKILPTYLNGRAWIVYDRLPEDKKDTYDRLCTSLKNVFSPVTAERRRLATRQFRERKWKTDEPLEVYAGELERLLDRAYPALGADDRQQQLVDQFTEGMPPAVRRELELHAQATFEDTILRARELMLLEDRKKVRAQTVEAVNVVRQDVTHSDYTTELERRVQHLEAQLRQPTPTWSKEKYPQLPHTPRGLNKRDLICFQCNQPGHLRRNRP
- the LOC134183031 gene encoding uncharacterized protein LOC134183031 produces the protein MGHHQRHCGQRPTQSQGRQGNNQPLHSPINGGAYARQECLSNSNRTSKQSSKPTDRFYQSKPTDRFYQINGLMHFLTVEGTVDGVPSKCLIDTGASVSLVPPSFGSGKTVHPCSESIMLRAVNGTPLKVLGKIDLIVALGSWEAPHRFLVVETQTGPILGSDFLASHGMIVNLKDSRMNWIGGSVELVRSVVGDQSCSLVLEEQVSTTGMECVVVMAKVVNNNGTHLTGAAMLEPDEELVTNTGTLVARVLVDASKDRVPVQLMFLQGPKCLEKGTVLGELECIQHSNTPLASSGCPVYAVSHEQSHSAFLSQFNWAKTRLSPQEKGVPVIWAEQLL